The sequence CGGGCACGTCGATGGCGAATAAGAATGTGGTTCCCGGAGGCTGCAACTCGTAGCTCACATCGCTGTGCCACGAGACTGATGTAGTCCTAGTTTCAAGAAACTTGTCATGGCCTACATCATCGAGACCGCGGTGGACCATGTGCAGCTGAGGAAACCCGGGAACGGCACCACTGTAGGCGAGAATGTGAGCTTTGAAACGCCAAGCCATGAGAGTGATGTGGTATCGAGGCGTGAAATGGCTAAAGAGTAATTACCTGACAGGGTGGACATGTAGCTTGCCGAAATAGCTGGCAAAGTCAACAGCTCGCTGAATCGGGATAGTGTTGAAGTCCTGATCGTGGAAGACGACGACCTTTGCTATGTCAGCTTGGTGTTACCTCGGCCTTCTCTTGTGGTGATATACCTTTTTCTGTGCTACTAGGAGTGCGAGTTCGTCCTTTGCCTTGTTATCCAGCTGAGAGAGCTGAATACCAGTGACCTCAGCCCCGATCGACTTGGTGATGTCGGAAATCTTGACGCCCTCTTTTAGGAGGGAACCAAATTTGGGATCCGCATCTTTGCCATGCTCATAGTGCTCAAAGAGTTCGAGAGGGGGCATTCTGTGGCCGCAAGTGATTAGTTTCGCTCTCACATGTAACACAGTAGACGGAGGCTGCATCCATACTTTTGTCCATTCTCATTGCCCCAGTAGGGGAGACCGTATCTGTTAAAGTCGTAGCGTTAGGTTCAAAGTTGTCATACTGCAAGCATCCAAACATTTTTTACACGTACAACTCGAGAGGCGAGGGCGAAGTCTGGTCGTGCAGCAGAGGCTTTACAGCGCCGCTCTGCGAGGACTCTTCGGTATTTGTGATGGACGGCATTGTTCACTCACTTGGTTTGATGATGCTCTCAAAAGGCGACCTCTTATTTTGTTGTCGGCCGTGATCTTGCATTATGTATGTACGAATCCCCATAACCGGAGACTTCAAGTAGATGTCTCCCAAACTCTTGAGCTGAATATGATGCCGCAACCCCATGAGTTTTGGATAAAGTCGCCATATCGACCAAGGAGCTCGTGACAGGACTTGCAGATCCATCGATCCTTCGTCACGACTCCTACGAGATGCTTATGTCCGAGATGCAATCCAAGTGTGGGGGAGATAAGCTAACACGGAACCGAATACCATGCCTCCCACTACTCAATACCTGTATAGGACCCTCGTCGGCATTACTCCGCGATGCTGATCGAACACGGCTAAGCTAGGTCCATGTGATCCACATCGGCTCTGCTCCGCGACGCAGACGCTCCAATGCGCATATCTGCCTAGCAACAAATCACGCAATCATAATCCAATGGGACCCTGTTCAGCATGGCCAAGGCAGATGTCTTGCTTGGTATCCACATCGGCCTCACTCCGCGATGCAAGAGACCAGTACGTTACTTGCCATAAAGGCGTTGCCAGAGTCGGTGTTTGAATGAGTTCCATCTGTCGATGGCGTCACCCTTCACAATCTGTGTCTTCCCACCCCTGGCCCTGAACATTCTACAATGGCACCTCCCACTGTTCCAGCTCCCAAGAGTCTGCTTGGCCGCCACCGGCTGCTCGCCCCGACTGCAGGGGTGTTTGTAAGTCCAATATGTCTGGGGACCATGAATTTCGGGAGTGTCATGAACGACTCCCTGGGCGAGTGTACCAAAGAGACGGCGTTTGAGATTCTCGACTACTTTTACGAGCAGGGAGGCAACTTCCTTGACACGTAAGTGGGATTTCCGTGCCTGGTATCCTAATACCAAATATTGATCTTGTTAGAGCCTCGAGCTACCAGGGAGAAGAGTCGGAGAAATGGTTGGGCGAATGGCTGTCCAAGACCGGGCGGCGCGACGAGTTCGTCCTGGCAACAAAGTACACGGGCAACTTCAAGTCTAGATCCGAATCATACCGACAACAATCCAACTTTGGCGGAAATGGCACGAAAAGTTTGCACTTATCCGTGGAAGCGAGTCTCAAGAAACTCCAGACCACGTATATCGACCTCCTGTACCTTCACTTCTGGGACATGACGGCAGACATACCCGAGATCATGCAGTCTCTCAATCACCTGGTT comes from Fusarium falciforme chromosome 11, complete sequence and encodes:
- a CDS encoding TauD domain-containing protein — its product is MPSITNTEESSQSGAVKPLLHDQTSPSPLELYGLPYWGNENGQKMPPLELFEHYEHGKDADPKFGSLLKEGVKISDITKSIGAEVTGIQLSQLDNKAKDELALLVAQKKVVVFHDQDFNTIPIQRAVDFASYFGKLHVHPVSGAVPGFPQLHMVHRGLDDVGHDKFLETRTTSVSWHSDVSYELQPPGTTFLFAIDVPEAGGDTLFVNQVKAYERLSPAFRQRLEGLKVVHSAHEQAQAALKSGGQLRRDPITSVHPLVRTHPATGEKALYIQPQFARSIVGYKKEESDALLNFLYHHIAFSQDLQCRVKWNPRSVVVWDNRVTAHSGLVDWEGPRFRYIARLAAQAEVPTE